Genomic window (Streptococcus suis S735):
GGTTCAAACTTTAAAAGTTGATATTCCTTCCAAAGTAGTCTGGAAAGCTATTCCGGTTCTTGTGACGAGTTTGTTACTGGCAGCTCTAGCCTTGTATTTTATTTCTCCAACCAGCAAGAAAAAACAAATAGAGGTTGTCGGAAATGAGCGACTAACTGCTGAGCAAGTAGAAAATTATAGCCTTATCTCTCCGGATGATTACAATGTGACTATAGCTTTGCATGCAGATGCTTACGCAAAGAATATTAAGAAGAATAGTTCGTCCGTTGAGACAGCGACAATCAAGTTCCAGTTTCCAGCTACCTTTACCATTCACATCAAAGAATACGCAATAATAGGCTACATTCAGCAACAAAGTCAGTGGTATCCAGTATTGTCTAGTGGAGAGATTGGCGGTGAACCGATTTCACAGGATTCCTTGCCAGAAGACTATACAACAATCAATTTATCCGACAAGGAATTAATCAAGGAACTGGCCATTGAATTGGGTAAAATAGATGCAGGAATTCGTTCTGCTATTCAGACAATAAATTTAACGCCAAGTAAAGTGACCGCGGATTTGCTGACATTCAATATGAGAGATGGAAATACTGTATTAGTCCCGTTGAGTGAGATTAGCCAGAAGGTGTCCTACTATACAAAAATAGCAGCAGAAGTGACTGTTCCAACAACAATTGATATGGAAGTTGGTATTTATAGATATGCAAGCTGAAATAGATAATTTTGTAAAGAAAAAGTAATAAAAAAATCCTTTAAAAACACCATAATTCGATATAATATGGTATAATGAATGATGACTAATTATACTATTTTTCAAAATGGAAGATGATTTGTTAAAGTTGGAAGTAAGAGAGGACTGATAGAATGGCTAGAAACGGCTTTTTTACGGGATTAGATATTGGTACAAGCTCCGTTAAAGTCTTGGTTGCAGAATATATTGATAACGAAATGAATGTGATTGGGGTCAGCAATGTAAAAAGTGCTGGCGTCAAAGATGGAATTATTGTAAATATTGAGGTGGCTGCTGGAGCGATTAAAAAAGCGATCGAGCAGGCAGAAGAAAAGTCAGGT
Coding sequences:
- a CDS encoding cell division protein FtsQ/DivIB, encoding MTEKDSNVEESVLEVEQASQVELDSEQISPAEKESVLAEEKEFSTDVDIPEMTAPDDEKSAFFEQWKARHQAYLAHKDEADIQAVDEGQTEQEIPEAKKSKRVLFQGIERKTESLKSKKETGEKVQTLKVDIPSKVVWKAIPVLVTSLLLAALALYFISPTSKKKQIEVVGNERLTAEQVENYSLISPDDYNVTIALHADAYAKNIKKNSSSVETATIKFQFPATFTIHIKEYAIIGYIQQQSQWYPVLSSGEIGGEPISQDSLPEDYTTINLSDKELIKELAIELGKIDAGIRSAIQTINLTPSKVTADLLTFNMRDGNTVLVPLSEISQKVSYYTKIAAEVTVPTTIDMEVGIYRYAS